The stretch of DNA GCACCCCGAGCAGCCCATCCGTCGGTAATGCTGGCGATGTCAGCTCTCGAGCATCGTCACCGGCGTCGCGCCGTTGGTGGTCGGATGGCCCGGCGGCACCGCGAACCGCGGCCAGCCGCGGACGCTGTGCCGACCGAGTTCTTCCGGGCTCGACATCGCGCTGCGGAGCCGTGGCGCATGATGATGACCACGTGTTCGAGCTTGTCCTGCGGCGGCGGGGGCGAGGTCTGCGCCACCGCCGCACCGGCGATCATGTCGAGACGACCAGCGCGAAGCCGGCTGCGAGTGGTGCGATCCGCCTCAGAACTTCGCCCTTACGCCGGCGGTGAACGTCCGCCCGTAATCGGTATAGCCCGCGAACTGGTTGTCGCGGACATATTGCCACTGGACGCCGCCTGCGACGTTCATCCCTTGCACGACGAAGGTGACGTTCGGCGTGACCTTGTACGACATGTCGAAATCGAGACTGCCGAACGCACTGTCATTGTTGGCGGCAAGCCCCGCCCCGCCGACGTCGCGCAGCACGTTGCCGCGCCAGCTGTAGCTGACGCGCGCGCCGACGCGCTCCTTCTCGTAGAACGCCGTCAGATTGAAGCTGTCCTTGGCGACGTCGACCAGCCCATCGCGGAACGTACCGCCCGTCGCCAGCGCATAGGTGCCGCCGGTCGCGGTGTGCGTGTAGTTCGCCTGCGCGCCGAGACCATCGAACGGTGCGGGGAGCATCTTGAAGAGCTGCTGGTACGCGATCTCGACGCCGGCGACATAGGCGTCGCCACCGTTCTTTGGCGCGGTCAGGCGATAGGTCTGTCCGTCGAGGACGAAGTCGCGCGTCTGCTGGAACACGAAGGTGGTGATGTCCTTGTAGAACACGCCGCCGACCAGCGCGCTGCCGGGCGCGAAATACCATTCGACGGTGCCGTCATATTGCCACGCCTCGAACGGCTTCAATTCGGGGTTGCCACCGACCGCGGTGAGGACGGTCGGGCTCGAATTGATCGTCAGCCGCGGGGCCAGATCGGCCAGCGACGGGCGGGTGATCACCTTCGACGCGGCGAAGCGCATCTGCAATTTGGGGGTGAACTCAGCGACCAGATTGAGCGAGGGGAGGAAATTGTCGTATGTCTTCTCGTAGCTGACCGGCAGCGCGACCTTGCCGTCGTCGGCATAGCCCGACGAGGTCTGGCGCGTCCGGGCATAGCGCACGCCGACGTCGCCGCGCACCGCGATGCCGCCGACCGGGAACGCGAAGTCGGCCATGCCGTAGCCCGCGAGGATCTCCTCGCCGATCGCATAGCTGTTTCGCAGATCGCCGCGCGCGAGCGGGGCGGCGAGCAAGGCCTCCTTGCCGGTGGCGGCGGCGAGGAACTTGGCGGGATCGGGCATCGCCCAGGTCGTCGGCAGGTCGCCCTTGGCCCCGTCGAGGAAGTCATCGACCGGGAACGGCACGAAATAGCTCGCGTCGAAAGACTTGCCGGTGATGCCGCTGGTGAAGTTGATGTCGCGGCGATTATAGGCGCGCGTCCGCTTCTGGTATTTTGCACCGACGTGCAGCGCGCTGAAGACGCCGCTCAGGTCGCGCGTGATGTCGAGCTTGGCGGCGCGCTCGCGGTCCTTCGAATCGTTGACGCGGTATTCGATCCGCCGCCCCGGCAACAGCGCCGGGTTCGACAGGTCGGCGTTCAGCAGGGTCACGTTGGGCAGCCGGTCGCCGGCCTTGCCGAAGTCGAACGTCGTCGCGCCGACTGTCCCGAGCAGGCGGGTGCGATAGATCGGCTCCGGCGTGTTCGAATAGGCCTGGCCGATGCTACCATCCGCAGCGATCGTCCAGCCGCCCGCCTGCCACCGTGCGTTGGTGCCGAACAGCCAGTTCTTATATTGCAGCATGGACGTCTCGCGACCGATCTGCGTGGTCGAGGCGGTCGTGGTCGCGCCGGTCAGCACGCCATTCTCGATCACCGCGCTACCCGGCACGATCCCGCGCGGCAGGCCGGCGCCATCCGCCGCCGAATAGGTCAGCTCGTCATAGGCGACGTTCAGCCGGCTCCACAGCCCATCGACGTTCAGCTCGAACCGGTCATCGGGCTTCCACTGCACCTCGCCATTGAGGCCGATCCGGTCGCGTTTCTCGCGTTCGAGCGTCGGGCGGATCGCGGTCGGGATCAGGGTCGTCGCGCTGTCGAGCGAGCCGTTGCCGTCGGTATCGATCTTGCCGTCCGCCCAGCCGACGCCGGTGATGCGGTCTTGGCGGGTGGTGCGCTCGTCATAGACGGCGGCGATCAGCGCGCCGATCTTGCCGTCGGGGCTCGCCCAGCTCGCCATGCCCGACAGGCGCGGGTCGACCGTATCGGCAAGCCGCGGCGAACTGGCAGTGGCAGACAGCGACAGCACCGGCTTCTTCAGGTCAAGCGGGCGGAAAGTGCGCAGGTTGATCGTCCCACCGATGCCGCCTTCGTCGAGGCTCGCGCGCGGGCTCTTGATCACCTCGACCGCGGACATGAGTTCGGACGGGAGCGTGTCGAAGCGGAACTGGCGGCCGCTCTGGCCGCTGTCGCGGACGTTCTCGTTCACCGCGACCGAGCGATCGTTGAGCGTCACCACCTGGAAATTGGCGCCGAGCCCGCGGATGCGGACGAACACGCCCTCGCCGCGATCGCGGACGATCGACACGCCGGGGACGCGCTGGAGCGCCTCGGCGATGTTCTGCGCGGGGAACTTGCCGATGTCCTCGGCCTTGACGACGTCGATGACGTTGGTCGCCTTGCGCTTCTGCGCGAGCGCGGTGGTCAGGCTGCTGGCATAGCCGGTGACGACGATCTCGGCGGTGTCGTTTTGAAGGGCTTCGGTCGCCACTGTCTGCGGCGCGGTGCCGACTACCGCACCCGAGACGAGCAGCGCGCCATTGGCCTCGCGACGTACGGTGAGCGGTGTGCCTGCAATCAGGCGCTCGACCGCAGCCTGCGGGGCCATCGTGCCGTTGAGCGCGGGGGCGGTCATCCCGGCAACGGCGGCGGGCGTAAACAGGATGTCGGTGCCACTCTGGCGGGCGAGCGCTTCGAGCGCCTTGCCGAGCGGTTGGGCTGCGAGATGCAGGGTTACGCGCGCCTGTGCGGTGGCGGCGGTGGCGAGAAAGGCGGTCGACAGCGCAGCAACGGCGGCGCCCAGCACGAACGATCGGCGCAGACGCCGGCGATTGGTGATCACGGTGTTCATCCCCCCAAGGAAGGCGGCGATGATGCCGCACCTCCTCGACGGGCGAGGATCGATCTACCCCACCCCCCACGGCGAATTGCGGCGAACTTTATCCGCCGAGCAGGACCGCGCCCTCGATCGTCCGCACCCGCAGCGCGAGCAGCGCCGCGAGCGACCGGCCCAGCGCGACATTGTCGCCCACCCGGTACATCCCGCTGACGCGCACTCCGGCGACCGCGGGGTCGGCGATCACCAGCCGGGTCGTGCTGTAGCGGTTGGCCTCTTCGGCGACCGTCGCCAGCGTATCGTCGTGGAACGCCGCACGCCCGCTGGTCCAGGCCTGCGTCGCGGCAAGATCGGGGCGATCGATCCGGCCCGCGCGCAGCCGCTCGCCACCGGTCAGCCGTCGCGCTGCGCCGGTCGTCGCCACCGCCGCGCTGCCCTCGATCGCGGTCACCGCCACCCGGTCGTCGCGGTCGCGGCGCAGATCGAACCGTCCGGCCGCCGCGGTCATGTCCCCGGCCCCCACGTCGATCGTGAACGGGGTCGTCAGCGGCGCCACGGTCAGGTCGATCCGACCGCGCGCCAGCCAGAGCCGCCGCCGCTCGGGGGTTGCGATCACGCGCACGCGGGTCGCCGCATCGAGCAGCAGCGACGAGCCGTCTTGCAGCCCGATCCGCCGCTGTTCGCCGATCCCCGTCTCATACGGCGTCGCCGCATAGGCCGCCTGGAACGCAAACGTGCCGCCGGCCGTCGTCGCGGTCAGCGCCACCAGCCCGCCGATCGCCCGGCGCCGCGTCACCGGCGCCGGCGACGGCGCGGTCCCCGGCACCATCTCCCAAAGATCGGTCGCACGCTCGAACCGCGCGGCATGGTCGGGGTTCGCGGCGAGCCAGCGCCGGAAGTCCGCCGCATCGCGCGGCGTCGCATCGTCGGCATTGAGCCGTGCGATCCAGTCGGCAGCGGTTCGGTTGCTGGCTGCCCGGTTCGCATCGAAGCTGTTCGAGGGACGGCGGCCGGGCATCGCGAAACTTACCAACCCTCCGTCCAATCGGCCAAGAACGTCATTGCCTTGGCCATGTGCTTCTCGACCGCGCCCTGGCTGATGTCCAGGCGCTCGGCAATCTCGCGATACTTATACCCGTCGAGCCGCTGCATCAGAAAAATCTCGCGGGTCCTGGGAGACAGTCGGCCGATTCCCTCGCGGACCCGCGCCAGCCGCGCCTTGGCGATCATCACCTCGTCCTGGATTGGTGTGGGATCGCGCAGCCAGTCGATCGCCTCGGCCGGTTCGCACACCCCGCGCACCGCCTCCCGGCGAAACGCGTCGCGCCCCCGGTTGACCGCGGCGTGGACCAGGAACGCCTCGTCGTTGCGCGGCGCGTTCGCCAGCCCCGCCATGCTGACATAGGCATCGTGGAGCAGGTCCTCGCCATCCGTGCGCCGCGTCATCCGCTCGACCTGCGCGCGCAACCGCGACCACCCCGCCCATAAGCGACGTGCCCCGGCGTCGGTCGTCGTAAGGTCGGACGTGGTCATCCGCCCACCCGGTATGGGGGCGCGGGTACAGTTTGATGACGCCGCGGGGACGGATCGGTGACACGCCGGCAACGTGCCCGCCGCGGCACTTTTACTAGCGCCAGCGTGTAGGGTGGAATTCACATCCCGAGCATCGCTCGCAGTTCACGACAGGGCGTTCCGCGGAGGCTCATTTGATGGCCGTGAC from Sphingomonas faeni encodes:
- a CDS encoding TonB-dependent receptor; this encodes MITNRRRLRRSFVLGAAVAALSTAFLATAATAQARVTLHLAAQPLGKALEALARQSGTDILFTPAAVAGMTAPALNGTMAPQAAVERLIAGTPLTVRREANGALLVSGAVVGTAPQTVATEALQNDTAEIVVTGYASSLTTALAQKRKATNVIDVVKAEDIGKFPAQNIAEALQRVPGVSIVRDRGEGVFVRIRGLGANFQVVTLNDRSVAVNENVRDSGQSGRQFRFDTLPSELMSAVEVIKSPRASLDEGGIGGTINLRTFRPLDLKKPVLSLSATASSPRLADTVDPRLSGMASWASPDGKIGALIAAVYDERTTRQDRITGVGWADGKIDTDGNGSLDSATTLIPTAIRPTLEREKRDRIGLNGEVQWKPDDRFELNVDGLWSRLNVAYDELTYSAADGAGLPRGIVPGSAVIENGVLTGATTTASTTQIGRETSMLQYKNWLFGTNARWQAGGWTIAADGSIGQAYSNTPEPIYRTRLLGTVGATTFDFGKAGDRLPNVTLLNADLSNPALLPGRRIEYRVNDSKDRERAAKLDITRDLSGVFSALHVGAKYQKRTRAYNRRDINFTSGITGKSFDASYFVPFPVDDFLDGAKGDLPTTWAMPDPAKFLAAATGKEALLAAPLARGDLRNSYAIGEEILAGYGMADFAFPVGGIAVRGDVGVRYARTRQTSSGYADDGKVALPVSYEKTYDNFLPSLNLVAEFTPKLQMRFAASKVITRPSLADLAPRLTINSSPTVLTAVGGNPELKPFEAWQYDGTVEWYFAPGSALVGGVFYKDITTFVFQQTRDFVLDGQTYRLTAPKNGGDAYVAGVEIAYQQLFKMLPAPFDGLGAQANYTHTATGGTYALATGGTFRDGLVDVAKDSFNLTAFYEKERVGARVSYSWRGNVLRDVGGAGLAANNDSAFGSLDFDMSYKVTPNVTFVVQGMNVAGGVQWQYVRDNQFAGYTDYGRTFTAGVRAKF
- a CDS encoding FecR family protein, translated to MPGRRPSNSFDANRAASNRTAADWIARLNADDATPRDAADFRRWLAANPDHAARFERATDLWEMVPGTAPSPAPVTRRRAIGGLVALTATTAGGTFAFQAAYAATPYETGIGEQRRIGLQDGSSLLLDAATRVRVIATPERRRLWLARGRIDLTVAPLTTPFTIDVGAGDMTAAAGRFDLRRDRDDRVAVTAIEGSAAVATTGAARRLTGGERLRAGRIDRPDLAATQAWTSGRAAFHDDTLATVAEEANRYSTTRLVIADPAVAGVRVSGMYRVGDNVALGRSLAALLALRVRTIEGAVLLGG
- a CDS encoding RNA polymerase sigma factor; translation: MTTSDLTTTDAGARRLWAGWSRLRAQVERMTRRTDGEDLLHDAYVSMAGLANAPRNDEAFLVHAAVNRGRDAFRREAVRGVCEPAEAIDWLRDPTPIQDEVMIAKARLARVREGIGRLSPRTREIFLMQRLDGYKYREIAERLDISQGAVEKHMAKAMTFLADWTEGW